From one Gossypium hirsutum isolate 1008001.06 chromosome D08, Gossypium_hirsutum_v2.1, whole genome shotgun sequence genomic stretch:
- the LOC107913831 gene encoding 60S ribosomal protein L18-2, with translation MGIDLVAGGKSKKTKRTAPKSDDIYLKLIVKLYRFLVRRTGSKFNAVILKRLFMSKVNKPPLSLSRLIEFMKGKEDKIAVVVGTVTDDIRVYEVPALKVTALRFTETARARIDKAGGECLTFDQLALRAPLGQNTVLLRGPKNAREAVKHFGPAPGVPHSHTKPYVRSKGRKFERARGRRNSKGFRV, from the exons ATG GGTATCGACTTGGTCGCCGGTGGCAAGAGCAAGAAGACGAAGAGAACTGCTCCCAAGTCCGATGATATCTACCTCAAACTCATCGTCAAG CTTTACCGATTTCTGGTAAGAAGGACTGGCAGCAAATTCAATGCTGTGATTTTGAAGCGTCTTTTTATGAGCAAAGTGAACAAGCCTCCTCTCTCTCTATCCAGATTGATTGAATTCATGAAGGGCAAG GAGGATAAGATTGCAGTGGTAGTTGGAACTGTCACCGATGACATTCGTGTATATGAAGTTCCCGCTCTGAAGGTTACTGCACTAAGGTTCACTGAGACAGCGAGGGCGAGAATTGACAAGGCTGGTGGGGAATGTTTAACATTTGACCAACTTGCTCTTCGAGCACCTCTTGGACAGAACACG GTTCTCCTCCGAGGTCCAAAGAATGCTCGTGAGGCTGTGAAGCACTTCGGACCTGCTCCTGGTGTGCCACACAGCCACACCAAGCCCTATGTGCGGTCAAAAGGAAGGAAATTTGAGAGGGCTAGAGGAAGAAGGAACAGCAAAGGCTTCAGGGTTTGA
- the LOC107913820 gene encoding epoxide hydrolase A → MEKIEHTTVTTNGIKMHVASIGSGPIILFLHGFPELWYTWRHQLLSLSSLGYRCVAPDLRGYGDSDAPPSPESYTVFHIVGDLVGLLDALGVDKVFLVGHDWGAMIAWNFCLFRPDRIKALVNLSIPYHPRNPKVKTVDAYRALFGDDFYICRFQVPGEAEAHFAQMDTAKVMKKFLTTRDPNPPCIPKETGLKALPDPPALPSWLSEDEINYFATKFNQKGFTGGLNYYRAMNLNWELMASWTGLQIQVPVKFIVGDLDITYHIPGVKEYLQNGGFKKNVPFLQELVVMEGVAHFINQEKPQEISMHIYDFIKKF, encoded by the exons ATGGAGAAGATAGAGCACACCACGGTGACCACCAACGGCATAAAGATGCATGTGGCATCCATCGGTTCCGGCCCAATAATCCTTTTCTTACACGGCTTCCCTGAGCTTTGGTACACCTGGCGCCACCAGCTTCTTTCGCTCTCATCCCTTGGCTACCGTTGCGTCGCTCCCGATCTCCGTGGCTACGGTGACAGCGACGCCCCTCCATCGCCCGAGTCATACACTGTTTTTCACATTGTGGGGGATCTCGTAGGCCTCCTCGACGCCCTTGGTGTTGACAAGGTGTTCTTGGTGGGGCATGATTGGGGTGCGATGATTGCTTGGAATTTTTGCTTGTTCAGGCCTGATAGAATCAAGGCTTTGGTCAACTTGAGCATTCCTTATCATCCTAGGAACCCCAAGGTGAAGACTGTGGATGCGTATAGAGCTTTGTTTGGTGACGATTTTTATATTTGCAGGTTTCAG GTACCAGGGGAGGCTGAAGCACATTTCGCGCAGATGGATACTGCCAAAGTTATGAAGAAATTTCTTACAACTCGAGATCCAAATCCTCCTTGTATACCTAAAGAAACCGGGTTGAAAGCATTACCTGATCCTCCAGCCTTACCCTCTTGGCTGTCCGAAGATGAAATCAATTACTTTGCCACCAAATTTAATCAGAAGGGATTCACTGGAGGACTCAACTATTATCGAGCTATGAATCT AAACTGGGAACTGATGGCATCATGGACTGGATTACAAATCCAAGTACCGGTTAAGTTCATCGTGGGCGACCTGGACATTACCTACCACATCCCTGGTGTTAAGGAATACTTACAAAATGGTGGGTTCAAGAAAAATGTGCCTTTTTTGCAGGAACTAGTTGTCATGGAAGGAGTAGCCCATTTTATCAACCAAGAAAAACCTCAGGAGATTAGCATGCACATTTATGACTTCATTAAGAAATTCTAG